The Micromonospora sp. NBC_00421 DNA window CGACGAGGAGGGGTTGCAGAGCCTCGGGGTCGACCCGAACTTCGCCACCAACCGGTACATCTACCTCTACTACGCGCCGCCGCTGTCCACCCCCGGCGGCGACGCGCCCGCCACCGGCACCAACTGGTCCGCCTGGCAGGGCGTGAACCGGCTGTCCCGCTTCACCCTGAACGCCGACTTCACCCTCAACCAGGCCAGCAAGGTCGACGTGCTGGACGTCGGGACGGACCGGGGTATCTGCTGCCACGTCGGCAGCGACATGGACTTCGACGCCGCCGGGAACCTCTACCTGTCCACCGGCGACGACTCCAACCCCTTCGACTCCGCCGGCTACTCGCCCCTCGACGAACGGACCAACCGCAACCCGGCGTACGACTCCCAGCGCGGTGCCGGCAACACCAACGACCTGCGTGGCAAGCTCCTGCGGATCAAGGTGAACGCCGACGGGTCGTACTCCATCCCGAGTGGGAACCTGTTCCCCCCCGGCACCGCGAAGACCCGCCCCGAGATCTACGCGATGGGCTTCCGCAACCCGTTCCGGATCAGCGTCGACAAGCCCACCGGCATCGTCTACGTCGGCGACTACGGCCCGGACGCCGGCAGCACCAACGCCAACCGGGGGCCCTCCGGCCAGGTCGAGTTCAACCGGGTCACCGGCCCGGGCAACTACGGCTGGCCGTACTGCACCGGCACCAACACCACGTCCGAGACGTACAACGAGTGGAACTTCGCCACCAACTCCACCGGCCCCAAGTACAACTGCACCGGCGGGCCGACAAACAACTCGTTCCGCAACACCGGCCTGGGCACCCTCCCGCCGGCCAAGCCCTCCTGGATCAAGTACGGCGGCGACTCCGGCAGCCCGCCCGCCTTCGGCGGCGGCTCCGAGTCCCCGGCGGCCGGCCCGGTCTACCGGTACGACCCGAACAACCCCTCGGCGACGAAGTTCCCGCAGACCTTCGACGGGCAGTTCTTCGCCACCGAGTTCGGCCGGGGCTGGATCAAGCCGATCCACCTCAACGCCGACGGGTCGCCCGGCACCATCGACAGCTTCCCCTGGGTGGGCAAGCAGGTGATGGACTCCGCGTTCGGCCCCGACGGGGCGTACTACGTGCTGGACTACGGCACCGGCTACTACAACGGTGACGCCAACTCCGCCCTGTACCGCTTCGACTACGTCGGGGTCGGCAACCGGGCGCCGGCCGCCCGGGCGAGCGCCGACCGGACCTCCGGTCCCGCGCCGCTGACCGTGAACTTCTCCTCGGCCGGATCCGCCGACCCCGAGGGTGGGGCGCTTACCTACTCGTGGGCGTTCGGCGACGGCACCACCTCCACGGCGGCCAACCCGACCAAGACGTACACCGCGGACGGCTCGTACACCGCGACGCTCACCGTACGGGACCCGCAGGGGGCGACCGGCACGAACAGCGTGACGGTCAGCGTCGGCAACACCGCCCCGACTGTCACGATCAACAGCCCCGGCGACGGCTCGCTGTTCTCCTTCGGTGACACCGTGCCGTTCAACATCACCGTCACCGACCCCGAGGACGGCACTGTCGACTGCACCAAGGTCAAGATGACCTACGTGCTCGGCCACGACCAGCACGGTCACCAGATCACCTCGGTCAACGGCTGCTCCGGCTCGATCACCATCCCGGTCGACGGCGAGCACGACGACGCGGCGAACATCTTCGCCATCTTC harbors:
- a CDS encoding carbohydrate-binding protein gives rise to the protein MSTKDQNIHRRRRWLSSAAVLLLAATAGTVTATTGPTALGGPAPAAAHTINASDFQQVELARGVGEMGEPMSLAVLPDRSVLHTARNGTVRRTDSAGVTRVVGTIPVYTHDEEGLQSLGVDPNFATNRYIYLYYAPPLSTPGGDAPATGTNWSAWQGVNRLSRFTLNADFTLNQASKVDVLDVGTDRGICCHVGSDMDFDAAGNLYLSTGDDSNPFDSAGYSPLDERTNRNPAYDSQRGAGNTNDLRGKLLRIKVNADGSYSIPSGNLFPPGTAKTRPEIYAMGFRNPFRISVDKPTGIVYVGDYGPDAGSTNANRGPSGQVEFNRVTGPGNYGWPYCTGTNTTSETYNEWNFATNSTGPKYNCTGGPTNNSFRNTGLGTLPPAKPSWIKYGGDSGSPPAFGGGSESPAAGPVYRYDPNNPSATKFPQTFDGQFFATEFGRGWIKPIHLNADGSPGTIDSFPWVGKQVMDSAFGPDGAYYVLDYGTGYYNGDANSALYRFDYVGVGNRAPAARASADRTSGPAPLTVNFSSAGSADPEGGALTYSWAFGDGTTSTAANPTKTYTADGSYTATLTVRDPQGATGTNSVTVSVGNTAPTVTINSPGDGSLFSFGDTVPFNITVTDPEDGTVDCTKVKMTYVLGHDQHGHQITSVNGCSGSITIPVDGEHDDAANIFAIFDAEYTDAGGLTTHTQHTLQPRHRQAEHYKTSSGIATFDKTPAEGGKTVGNIENGDWIGFTPYRVGNVTSFTARVSSAGAGGTIQLRAGSATGTVLGQANVPVTGGWDVFTTVTGTVSGAPTGTTTLYVTFAGGTGLLYDLDAFTLNTGTVTPGNGTGPIKGLAGKCLDVRNAATADGTQVQILTCNGGAGQTWTVTPNGPIKALGKCLDVNGGGTADGTKIQLWTCTGGTPQVWSAQADGTLRNPASGKCLDVSGNSSADSTVVLLWTCSGAANQKWTLP